The following DNA comes from Gammaproteobacteria bacterium.
GCTCATAGGCCAGCACGGCATCCTGGAGGTTTCCGTTCCGAGTCAACATTCTGGCTTCCAGGATATCGAGCCTGACTCCAGCTTTCACCGCCGCCGGGCTGCCGACCCCCACCTCCACGATATGCCTCAGATTGAGGACCGCGGCATCCAGATCTCCTTGCGCCTCATTTACCGTGGCAAGATTCAGGTATGCATTGAGGTACCCGGGATCGATCCGAATGGCCCGCTCGTACATGTCACGCGCTTCTTTCATTCGCCCTTTGAGCATGTATGCCACCCCGGTGCTGTACGCCAACAGCGCGTCACCGGGACTGTCGTCGGCAAGTTCCTGGAACAGAAGCACTGCCTGATCCAGCTCGTTTCGCTTGGCATGCTGAGTCGCTACGAGGTAGCGCAGGTTTCTCACACTCGATTTGAAAACATCACCGCTCGGGGCAGCCCACTGAATCACACCCGAGTATGCCTCGATCGCCTTATCCAGTTGGTCATGCGCTTCGTAGAAGCTGGCAAGCCGATAGCGTGCTGCGACATTGGCCGGGTCGAGCACCACGGCGTGCTCCAGGGCTTCAACCGCATGAGCCTCGTCCCCGGCGCTGGCATAGGCCAGGCCAAGGTAATAGTGCGCTTCGGAACTGCCCTCATCTTGCCTTATGGCCTGCTGGAACTTCTCTACCGCCAGGTCGGCCCTTCCAGCGTCCAGCATGGACTTCCCCGCATCGAGCAACCGCCCGGTCCCCGATAAAACCGGGGAATCAGCCTGTGCCGCCACCATACCGGGAGTAAGCAAGCACAGAGAGAGTGACGCCAAGATCACGGATATCGATGGAAACCGGAGGGAAACCATTATCTGTTTGTCGATTATCAAGATGCCGCGTCCCTTACCTGAAGGTACAGGACGGATATCCGTTTATGAGCGGAGTCGCGCCACATGGGGAGATGCTAAAAGTAGAAATTGACTTTGAACAATGCCCGCCAACCGTCAAAGCCGAGCTTCAGTTTCCGGTAGCTCGCGTCATCGAAGGATGTCGCGTCCACCAGATAGGTCACCTCGTTCTCTGCATCGAGCTGTACCGGCGTCCTGAAATTGAGATTGTCTTCTTCCTGTATATCGGTTTTAAGCGTGGCGTTACCCAGACTGACCTCATCGGCGCTTAGCGTATACCCCAGATCAACTCCCAGGGATATCCAGCTTCTCAGGAAATATTCTCCACCGACTCCGAAATTCAACATAAGAAGCCCCGTAGCCTGAGATTCCATCTCGATGATCCTCTTGAACGTGTCTCCACCGCTTCCCTGGAAGGCGAATACCATGTTCTCCTTGTAATCAATATCGAGGACCTCGTTGAGGGTGACCCTGCCATAGATATCGTACTTCCTGGGCTTCTGCGCGAGAATGCGCTGTACGCCAAGGTAGTACTGAAAATAGGATATACTCGCGGACCGTTCGTAACCCGCGGAGGTCAGTGAGCCCTGGAAAGGAATTTCCGTCTGAACCGCTGATGTGGAAACGCCTTCCCAACCACTGGCTCCCAGGATCAGGGAATACTTCGGGTCGAGCAGCATTCTGATCTCGATGCCCGCCTCGGTGCCGTATTCTATGGATGGGAGACGGTTGTCAATCAAAAAATCATAGTCGGTGTTCTCACCGCTGTCCTGAAAGATAATGCGCCCTCGGCCTGGCAGGGGAGAACGAAATTCGCCCTCGTTGAGCAGCGTCATGGTTGGGCTGTGCACGCCCAGAATCGGAGACACGCTCCAATTTTTCTGGTCAGAATCCGCGTACGCGGCCCGGGACTGGCATACCATTACGACGACAAGCGCGAACACCAGAAATCCACAGAGCGAACGCAGCACAGAACCAGCCGGAAAGTTCATCATCGATTATGCCCAATCCTGTGTCATTACTTTCCGCCCCGATGTCAGAACGTATATTTAAACTCGGCGAACACACGGTCGTTATTATTGAAATTTCCGAAGAACTGCGCGCTCTGCTCTAGGGCCTCGGCACTGGTAATGGCATTGGCCCCGCCCGTCGAACCCAGCTTGGATTTTGATCCGGTAAAAATATCGAATCCCGCGGTAATCTGGAAATGATCCGTTATCGAGAAAATAACCTCGGGTTTCAGATAGAGTTCGTGCAGATTAACGAGGCCTATGGCGAGAAGTTGAAGCACCGCCGCCTGCTCGGGCAGGGGCTTGCGAATAAACAGTGTTAGGGAGGTATCGAACTCATCCTGGATAAGTTTGCTGTCATGGTCCAGGATGATCCATTGTGAAATGGCCGGAGAGAAGTCTGCGCCAAACTTGGTGAAATCATAACCCAACCCCCACCGGATATGCTTTCTCTGCAACTCGCCCTGGCTGTCAAGATAGCCGTCGCCGTCCCGGTCGGTATCATTCTGCAGCCCGAAGAATTTGTCCGGAATGTAGGCAAGCTCACCCTTCACGATTCCGGAACCCAGCTGTCTGACTCCGGTAAAACCGTAAATGTTTATGCGGGTATAGGTCGGGAAAAATACCGGGTCCAGCGCGGAGTTGATGGCTGCTGAACGATAGACGACAGGAAAATCGTCCCAAGTATAGAAATAACTCAGGGAAATCTCCGTGTCGAGGAAGCTGGTTGAATAGCGGAGCCCGAATTCAGAATTCCCCAGGGTAAACGAGTTTGGTTCTTTCGTATTCGGAACATCCTGAAGCAACTCCCACTCGGAGCCCGGCGGTGCCGGCTTGTGGAACCTGACGTCGGGTATCCAGAGGAGCTGATAACTATCATCGCCCCTATAGACATCCACTTTGGCCATCCAGAGCGGAATTCTGTAATCGAGCAAGTCAGGCAGAATGAGCTCCCTGAAATCCAGAGGATTGATCTCGTCAGTGATCCTGATCCCTTCAAGCACACCCCATACTACGATCTGTTTTCCCAGGCGGACATCGACCTTGCTCGTGGTGATGTCGAGATAGAACTCTCTCAGCTCCGCGACCGGAGAATCTTTATCATGGTCAAGATCATTGACGAACACCAGGGGCTTGTCGTCGTCACGCGCAAACCTGCCTGTGATCGTCTCATAATCGAACAAGTCATAGGCAAGATCGTGATACGCCCACGCGGAGAACCCCAGCTTGCTGTTCGGGCTGAAGGCATAATCCCCGTTTACCTGGAGTATATTTCGGATTTTTGTTATCGATCTCGGTTCATCCAACCGGTAGGCAGTTTCGTTTTTCACGTAACCGCCTATTGAAAGTCTGTCTCGCCAGCTCGCGGATTCCGCCTGGCTGGCGAGTGAAACGGGGGGCTCCCCGTGAAACAGCTCATCGATATTCGTTATTTCCTGCGCATCATCCGCAGCCTTCCCGGACAATGAAAATAGAAGCGATACCGCTACCCATGCCATCTTTCCGAGAGTTGCCCCCCGGATCAGGTTGACTCCCTGCATTTCTCGCACAATATCACGCGGTCTTCTCTCGCTCCCGATACCCCCCATGCGGCGACGCTTCCAGCGGGCAAAATCTTCGAGCAGCTTGAACATGCCACATCCTTATTCAAGGTAATCCTCTCCCAGCCTATGACATTGGGAAATCTCTCGTTCAATCCGACAGACGCCCCCCCATCGAGGCCTGCCTGAGCGCGCTCACGCGCGACCTGGGTATTGAAGGCATCTTCCAGGATATTCCTGATGAGAATGGAAACCGGAATTCCCAGGCTATCCGCCCTTGCGATGACCTTTTCTCGCAGATCCTTGGGCACGCGTGCACCCAAATATTCTTCTTTCCGCTTCATTGCAGTGCTTCGTGCCTGCTCCCTCATCGCACTCGCCTGCTTTCTTCCGAACTCTCTCATTTGCCTCGCGAAATCTTGCATAAAATTTCCCCTCTGACCATGATCGTTGTGACGCATTAAAATGTATAACAAAAGTTATACATAGTCAAACAATCGGCCAGCAGTACACGACAATCGCGTATTGTATTGACTACGCCGGCGATGGGCGCTGGAACATCGATACAGGAAAAACCGCTAACCCCGAGGGGACGGGAAATCCGCCCGGGGCATTCCATATTGGCATCTATTTCACAATCTCAGCTGGACCACGCTCCAAGGTTCTTGCCGAGAACATTTCGTCATCGACACCGGCATTGATCTTGATTTCACTCAATTGAAAGATCGAGGCGCTGAGCGTGCGTCGACTCCTCACCAGCACCCGATCCCATACCCAGGCGTCACCCATCCGTTGCCACTTGATGAATTGCTCTTTGATCAACTCGCCATTGTGATCGTAATAGTCGATCCGACTATTGACGCACTCATCCCAGTTCTTGGTCTTCAGGAACCAGAAGACTCTCTTGCCATAGATCGGATTGGCTTCCTTGGGCGTGCTTTCGACGATATAAAATACTGCGTCGTCCACCTGTCGCGTACCGATGTACTTGTGATCATCGTCTTCCAATGCCCTTCGGCTGACGTCAGCATATGTAAGATTGGAGTTCAGAAAACTGTCACCGAGATCGCGGATAGAAACCCTCCTGATCTTCTTGAGAGCAGGGAGGTATATCCATTGATCCACCGGCTTGTCATGATCGCTGTAAGCCACCCGCATGAAGGCGGAACCTTTCGCCTCCGGGGGATATGTCGTAAACAGCAGCATCTTGTCGGCGACATCATCCTTTCCCCTGTAATCTTTCCAGAACCTCAGGTACTCACTCTTCATCACCTTGCCTTCCTTGTCCTGAAGGATCACGGTGAATTTCCCCTGCTGATCGTCGCCCGGATATTTGTTACCGCAGCGCTCGAAGATCTGCCTGCCCGTCAATTCCGGCTCGGCTTCCTCAGCGGCTGCGAGGGAGGCACCCAGAAAGGCAACCACGACCGCACAGATCACCGTGCGCATGCATAAATGCAAGCGATGCTTGAGAAGACTCATTCCGCCCTCATCCAGCTTATGTTTAGCCATATTGATCTGTAATCCACACCCTCAAAACCGGCACAAGATTTCATCTGTTCAGATTCTTGTGGTGCTACCAAGCATCCACATGAAACCGTATAACAATGTTACACAAGCCAGGTGCGTCAGTACACAACATTTACAATATGCCTAACGACGTGATGATCTGTTGTGAAATAAAAAAAGAAGAGAAGGGACTCGCCCTTCTCTTCTCATATAGACAAAACGCTCGGCAATGGCCTGAGGATGGCCAGTTGCACTTTATTTACAACTGGGGCGGCGTCGCCCCAAAGATGGTATCCCAATCGAATGGAGTACCGTAACCTTGCGCATCAGATCCATCCACTGCGATACCGGCGCTGGTTGTAGAGAAGGTTGTGGCCTCGTCGGAGGTTGTATTGTTTGTAATACCCTCGAACCCGAAAACC
Coding sequences within:
- a CDS encoding outer membrane lipoprotein-sorting protein translates to MAKHKLDEGGMSLLKHRLHLCMRTVICAVVVAFLGASLAAAEEAEPELTGRQIFERCGNKYPGDDQQGKFTVILQDKEGKVMKSEYLRFWKDYRGKDDVADKMLLFTTYPPEAKGSAFMRVAYSDHDKPVDQWIYLPALKKIRRVSIRDLGDSFLNSNLTYADVSRRALEDDDHKYIGTRQVDDAVFYIVESTPKEANPIYGKRVFWFLKTKNWDECVNSRIDYYDHNGELIKEQFIKWQRMGDAWVWDRVLVRSRRTLSASIFQLSEIKINAGVDDEMFSARTLERGPAEIVK